One Vespa crabro chromosome 4, iyVesCrab1.2, whole genome shotgun sequence DNA segment encodes these proteins:
- the LOC124423703 gene encoding dehydrogenase/reductase SDR family member on chromosome X-like — protein MLFITASMCAFLFSWLYYYKFRINLSFLLTTCYYNIIYSAIAIQDVINDKINAKNNKTDLLPMPEKIVIVTGGSRGIGAIVTKMLLQCHMEVIIACRTPAAGEKLISQIRKSGITSGKARVYKLDNASLESVKEFVNQIKLNYNKIHILINNAGVMFTPSEKTKDGFEQQWSVNYLAHFYLTALLLPLLKAGSHPQENSRVINVSSCAHYVGHMQFDDINFKKNFNTYAMYGQSKLAQVISTKHLQNLFKKKQLGIQIYAVHPGIVDTDLFQHSFVYKIKFLSKYIIKSPEQGAMVIIYAATNDKIKEHGGIYINNCKETKVNPIAFDKSVQEKLFHLSLEQVQLKDFFQYIDI, from the exons atgttatttataaCAGCTTCGATGTGCGCGTTTCTTTTTAGTTggctatattattataaatttcgaataaatctAAGCTTTTTATTAACGacttgttattataacataatatactCCGCAATAGCTATTCAAGACGTAATTAACGACAAAATTAAtgccaaaaataataaaacag atTTGTTACCAATGCCTGAAAAAATCGTTATTGTAACGGGTGGTTCTAGAGGAATTGGTGCTATAGTTACAAAAATGTTGCTACAATGTCACATGGAAGTAATAATTG cctGTCGAACACCTGCTGCTggagagaaattaatttccCAAATCAGAAAATCTGGTATTACTTCAGGAAAAGCAAGAGTTTACAAACTTGACAATGCTTCGTTGGAATCTGTAAAAGAATTTGTCAATCAAATTAAacttaattataacaaaatacacattttaataaataatg ctGGTGTAATGTTTACTCCGTCTGAAAAAACGAAGGATGGTTTTGAACAGCAATGGAGTGTAAATTATTTGGCACACTTTTATTTGAcagcattattattacctctaCTGAAAGCTGGCAGTCATCCACAAGAAAACAGTagagttattaatgtttcttcTTGTGCTCATTATGTTGGACATATGCAATTCGATGACATAAATTTTAA aaaaaatttcaatacatATGCAATGTATGGGCAAAGTAAATTAGCTCAAGTAATATCTACAAAACATTtacaaaatctttttaaaaagaagcAACTGGGAATTCAAATATATGCGGTACATCCAGGAATTGTTGATACAGATTTATTTCAACAttcttttgtatataaaataaaatttttaagtaaatatataataaag AGTCCTGAACAAGGAGCTATGGTAATAATCTATGCAGCtacaaacgataaaattaaagaacatggtggtatttatattaataattgtaaagaaacaaaagtaaatCCTATAGCTTTTGATAAATCTGttcaagaaaaattattccatCTATCTCTTGAACAAGTGCaattgaaagatttttttcaatacattgatatttaa
- the LOC124423641 gene encoding E3 ubiquitin-protein ligase Topors-like, whose translation MEGQVQVKEEPIKSEGVVQSSDSSERSEGAASPPPNCSICLGKLINTSFTDSCLHQFCFNCLLQWSKIKTECPLCKQTFKSIIHNVRSEEDYDQYHVPRELTSQIPQPPVMAIQHLDVNFEVDGNWDVGLRRFFYRTTMNDNRRRGAISNTEQIAREQIIPVMQRQVPGEEHRRMNPTFRRAIYTYGIWATSLPGRFGFGRFQECSAEYYRRYPRELDRLVPWLNRELHILINNRPAHIPYVLRRIMDALTRHDIRSLQFQNIVRPYFGVHTEHFIHELFNFAGTNYDIVAYDQAVTYLFEGLSRDYVSHVVSPVSSSSSTSSDDSDVHVLDEAIDLRVNAELPGVGPHPVNMPGPSTVGQSFQLEMPYNVPDVLTISSGSSDDECEVICYVKPRHERTPEIIELVSSDPEDANTAYVSNDNAEPVQTSVYEDVPQASTSFNSKKGSSNKVNSEIIRTIISEISSSSSDNSSDSDYNPRRSRQCRSHVKKSSKKKINNKRRKHSNFKNRKRVDSSVSSSGESDFRNKSSRRSSQRGKIKPYSSSESSLEEDRKKKLSEVKSRKETNSIKGTVNVRKDLIKKEERYNEENNVLNNNNGSSTNSSSSSSTSSSSSSSSSSSTTSTSNSNSSSTSSSETCNESKETHKCELLQQKSRTKGSTSSRVYDIEKIERDGKNKDKSRMITDVILLDDSSRKNYKYKENKRSRTRSTSESSHKQKKNKRSSCRKRQVHKCKNEYDSEDASNSIDTDFLKRENSTCSNSQFSNYSDRSYKHKRRSKHRDLCKDKRRKRSRIRSRSRSRNRSRSRSSRSSKSHNRSRSSSRSRSRSRSRSRSSISNSSVTNSVMSSKSETCSISKHSDSKNSSSSKEKRKLHKSHKKSKHLRSRSKSRSKKVKRRVRWSYSSNSD comes from the exons aTGGAGGGTCAAGTACAAGTAAAGGAAGAGCCAATTAAGTCTGAAGGCGTTGTACAAAGTTCTGATAGCAGCGAAAGAAGTGAAGGAGCAGCCTCTCCACCTCCTAATTGCAGTATTTGTCTTGGAAAACTTATCAACACATCATTTACTGACAGTTGCTTACATCAATTTTGCTTTAATTGCTTATTACAATGgtctaaaataaaaacagaatgTCCATTATGCAAACAAACTTTTAAATCAATCATACATAATGTAAGATCAGAAGAAGATTATGATCAATATCATGTACCACGCGAATTAACGTCTCAAATTCCACAACCTCCAGTCATGGCAATCCAGCATTTAGATGTTAATTTTGAAGTAGATGGAAATTGGGATGTTGGTTTACGGCGTTTCTTCTACAG AACAACAATGAATGATAATCGTCGTCGTGGAGCCATATCAAACACTGAACAGATCGCAAGAGAACAGATAATACCAGTTATGCAGCGACAGGTTCCAGGAGAAGAACACAGGCGCATGAATCCTACTTTTCGTCGTgctatatacacatatggaATATGGGCTACATCCTTACCTGGACGTTTTGGATTTGGACGTTTTCAAGAATGTAGCGCTGAATATTATCG gagATATCCAAGAGAATTGGATCGTCTTGTTCCATGGTTAAACAGagaattacatatattaattaataatagaccGGCACATATTCCATATGTTTTAAGAAGGATTATGGACGCATTAACACGTCATGATATTAGAAGTCTccaatttcaaaatattgtGCGACCATATTTTGGTGTACATACAGAACATTTTATACATGAGTTATTCAATTTTGCAGGGACTAATTATGATATAGTTGCATATGATCAAGCtgttacttatttatttgaag GTTTATCAAGAGATTACGTTTCACATGTTGTTTCACCTGTATCTAGTAGCAGTAGTACTTCTTCCGATGATTCAGATGTTCATGTACTTGATGAAGCAATTGATTTACGTGTAAATGCTGAATTACCTGGCGTAGGACCACACCCAGTCAATATGCCtg GACCTAGTACTGTTGGACAATCTTTTCAATTGGAAATGCCATATAATGTACCAGATGTTTTGACAATATCATCTGGATCTTCAGATGACGAATGCGAAGTGATCTGTTATGTCAAACCTCGTCATGAAAGAACACCTGAGATAATAGAATTAGTCTCTTCCGATCCTGAGGATGCAAATACAGCTTATGTATCTAATGATAATGCAGA aCCTGTGCAAACTTCTGTTTACGAGGATGTTCCTCAAGCTAGTACATCATTTAATTCTAAGAAAGGATCGTCTAATAAGGTAAATAGTGAAATCATAAGGACTATTATCTCAGAAATATCATCTTCTTCAAGCGATAATTCGTCAGATAGTGATTACAATCCTAGAAGAAGCAGACAATGTCGAAGTCATGTAAAGAAatcatcaaagaaaaaaatcaataataaaagacgTAAACACAGTAATTTCAAGAACCGTAAAAGAGTAGATAGTAGTGTTTCAAGTTCAGGTGAAAGTGATTTCAGAAATaaaagtagtagaagaagcaGTCAACGTGGAAAAATAAAACCATATAGTTCTAGCGAATCTAGTTtggaagaagatagaaagaagaaattgagtgaagtaaaatcaagaaaagaaacaaattcaaTTAAAGGTACAGTAAACGTGCGTaaggatttaataaaaaaagaagaaagatacaatgaagaaaataatgtccttaataacaataatggcaGCAGTACTaacagcagcagtagtagcagtactagcagtagtagcagtagtagcagtagcagcagcactactagtactagtaatagtaacagtagtagCACTAGCAGCAGTGAGACATGtaatgaaagtaaagaaaCTCACAAATGTGAACTTTTACAACAAAAGTCAAGAACTAAAGGTTCTACAAGCTCACGTGTTtatgatattgaaaaaattgaaagagatggtaaaaataaagataaatctcGAATGATAAccgatgtaatattattagatgATTCTAGtcgaaaaaattacaaatacaaGGAAAATAAACGATCTAGAACCAGAAGTACTAGCGAATCTTCTCAcaagcagaaaaaaaataaaagatcaagCTGTAGAAAACGACAAGttcataaatgtaaaaatgaatACGATAGTGAAGATGCTAGTAATTCGATAGACACAGATttcttaaagagagagaatagtacATGTTCCAATAGCCAATTTAGCAATTATTCAGATAGATCATACAAACATAAAAGAAGATCTAAACATAGGGATTTATGtaaagataaaaggagaaaacgtTCTCGTATTAGATCGCGTAGTAGATCTCGAAATAGATCCCGTAGCAGATCTAGCAGATCTAGTAAATCTCATAACAGATCTCGTAGTAGTTCTCGTAGCAGATCTCGTAGTAGATCTCGTAGTCGATCTTCCATCTCTAATTCAAGTGTAACAAATTCAGTAATGTCATCTAAAAGTGAAACATGTTCAATATCGAAACATTCCGATTCTAAAAATAGTTCTTCTAGCAAAGAGAAGCGCAAATTACATAAAAGtcataaaaaatcaaaacatCTAAGATCACGATCAAAATCAAGATCTAAAAAGGTGAAACGTCGTGTTAGATGGTCTTATAGCTCTAACtcggattaa
- the LOC124423704 gene encoding probable dimethyladenosine transferase, with the protein MPKIRAEKVSRVHKEVTRQGIQFNKDFGQHILKNPLIIQNMVDKAAIRSTDVILEIGSGTGNMTIKMLDKAKKVIACELDPRMVAELQKRVQGSPYQPKLQIIVGNVLKTNLPFFDLCIANIPYQISSPLVFKLLLHRPIFRCAVLMFQREFAERLVAKPGDKLYCRLSINTQLLARVDMLMKVGKNNFRPPPKVESNVVRIEPRNPPPPINYQEWDGLTRITFVRKNKTLSAAFKQTTVMTMLEKNYKLHCSLNNKTVPEDFDIREMVNKILQTAKAENKRARTMDIDDFISLLHAFNAEGIHFT; encoded by the exons atgccAAAAATACGTGCGGAAAAAGTATCTCGTGTACATAAAGAGGTTACAAGACAAG GTATTCAATTTAATAAGGATTTTGGTCaacatattttgaaaaatcctCTTATTATACAAAACATGGTTGATAAAGCTGCAATTAGATCGACAGATGTTATATTAGAAATTGGTTCTGGTACTGGAAATATGACAATTAAAATGTTagataaagcaaaaaaagtaATAGCATGTGAATTAGATCCAAGAATGGTTGCAGAACTGCAAAAACGTGTACAAGGATCACCTTATCAACCAAAATTACAGATAATAGTAGGAAACGTTTTGAAAACAAATTTGCCATTTTTTGATTTGTGCATTGCTAATATTCCTTATCAAATATCGTCTCCATTAGTATTCAAGTTACTTTTGCACAGGCCTATTTTTag atgTGCAGTACTTATGTTTCAAAGAGAATTTGCAGAACGTTTGGTTGCAAAACCAGgcgataaattatattgtcgTCTTAGCATCAACACGCAACTTTTAGCACGTGTAGATATGTTAATGAAAgttggaaaaaataattttagacCACCACCAAAAGTAGAGTCAAATGTAGTTAGAATAGAACCTCGAAATCCACCACCACCAATTAATTACCAGGAATGGGATGGATTAACAAGGATTACATTcgtaaggaaaaataaaacccTTTCAGCTGCATTTAAACAAACTACTGTAATGACAATgttagaaaagaattataaactTCATTGTAGTTTAAACAATAAG aCAGTACCAGAAGATTTTGATATAAGAGAAATGGTAAATAAGATATTGCAAACTGCTAAAGCAGAAAATAAGCGAGCTAGAACTATGGATATTGATGATTTTATTAg cCTCTTACATGCATTCAATGCTGAAGGAATTCATTTTacatga